A window of the Parambassis ranga chromosome 17, fParRan2.1, whole genome shotgun sequence genome harbors these coding sequences:
- the kdm4ab gene encoding lysine-specific demethylase 4A isoform X2 → MASEMITQNYGSKGIMTFYPSAEEFKNFSRYIAYMESQGAHKAGLAKIVPPKEWKPRRSYDDIDDLVIPAPIQQVVTGQSGLFTQYNIQKKSMTVREFRKIANSDKFCSPHYDDFEELERKYWKNVTFNPPIYGADVNGTLYDPDVKEWNICHLDTILDTVERDSGITIEGVNTPYLYFGMWKTTFAWHTEDMDLYSINYLHFGEPKSWYCIPPEHGKRLERLAKGFFPGSAQNCEAFLRHKMTLISPSMLKKYGIPFEKITQEAGEFMVTFPYAYHAGFNHGFNCAESTNFATERWIEYGKQAVLCSCRKDMVKISMDVFVRKYQPDRYKKWLEGRDVMPIDHSRPTPEAKEFLGESFNDISSSNNSSSIESCGEDGDHKSTKRRIETKRHRVCLEVPKEVVPKDEDDEEAQRYGKRPRLSLIPPRMTSQDCRKNKGPPKLVVTPTKPTLMGPIHRSLTQSSIDGGRTPHYTKTRAPAISSQTKARNGHLSVPVTPVWTEPTAQPARKMGVASLLFHRTLSPKDTLYVHSYTLEKQQQPHTQLQVHSYAREHQPRHLQHKTSHTQGQSSSQELSCERNETQSEYETILTKVTQSESGAENPLVQDEEEDKTELPMSIEEQAEVEQPAVELTKSVPLLTEQQPQDLGKEKLETPKHRKRKRNQSPLADNGIVILQDAIPVRELVQHEMKVIPHSYHVSEEQSYCKSVVKKEQESQLCRLPRHHPLIREVQSDDDLYADMEVEQEEKEEWAKPLTQLWQCRPCNPQAEREYNKNMGQQAPYCSICLLFYTYHQTESSSDHPNVMLVSRPGGRQWSKPLIPEMCFNTHPSKANDSGEGQLSNPNVEADGTSRLVSCAQCCVRVHTSCYGVSGDDMELDDWLCARCEADAITEDCCLCSLRGGALQRANNGKWVHVQCAITVLEAHFVNITERSPIDLSAIPLSRFKLKCAYCRKRMKREVKGCCVQCSHGRCSTAFHPTCAQAAGILMHPDDWPFIVYITCHRHKAPVIPQRNKDSMRELAAGQKVICKYKNGRYYHSDVIERTTATFFEVVFDDGSYSDNLFPEDIENRDCIRYGPPSEGDAVQVRWTDGLLYGAKFVASHSIPMYMVEFENGSQITVKREDIYCLDEDLPKRVKSRMSVASDMRFKLFTKNDVEQNSKRQRVINSRYREDYIEPVIY, encoded by the exons ATGGCGTCAGAAATGATTACCCAAAACTATGGTTCCAAAGGGATTATGACGTTTTACCCGTCTGCTGAGGAATTCAAGAACTTCAGCCGCTACATTGCTTATATGGAATCCCAGGGAGCTCACAAAGCAGGCCTGGCTAAA ATTGTCCCACCAAAGGAATGGAAGCCTAGAAGGTCTTATGATGACATAGATGACTTGGTAATACCTGCACCAATTCAGCAGGTGGTGACAGGCCAGTCGGGCCTTTTCACACAGTACAACATTCAGAAAAAGTCCATGACAGTCAGAGAGTTCCGTAAGATTGCCAACAGTGACAA GTTTTGCAGTCCACATTATGATGACTTCGAGGAACTGGAAAGAAAGTACTGGAAGAACGTGACATTTAACCCTCCCATATATGGGGCAGATGTTAATGGAACCCTATATGATCCA GATGTCAAAGAGTGGAACATTTGCCACCTGGACACTATTTTGGACACTGTGGAACGTGACAGTGGCATCACCATTGAGGGTGTTAATACGCCGTATTTGTATTTTGGCATGTGGAAGACCACTTTTGCATGGCATACTGAGGACATGGACCTTTACAGCATCAATTATCTACACTTTGGAGAGCCTAAATCATG GTACTGTATTCCACCAGAACATGGGAAAAGACTGGAGCGTCTGGCTAAAG GGTTCTTTCCTGGAAGTGCTCAAAATTGTGAGGCCTTTTTAAGACACAAGATGACTCTTATCTCTCCATCGATGCTGAAGAAATACGGCATTCCATTTGAAAAG ATTACTCAGGAGGCTGGGGAGTTCATGGTCACGTTCCCCTATGCATATCATGCCGGTTTCAACCATGGTTTCAACTGTGCAGAATCCACCAATTTTGCCACAGAGCGATGGATTGAGTATGGCAAGCAAGCAGTTTTG TGCTCATGTCGTAAAGACATGGTGAAGATTTCCATGGATGTATTCGTGAGGAAATACCAGCCAGACCGTTATAAAAAGTGGCTGGAGGGGCGAGATGTGATGCCCATAGACCATTCAAGGCCTACCCCAGAAGCTAAGGAGTTCCTGGGAGAATCCTTTaatgacatcagcagcagcaacaacagcagttCTATTGAGAGCTGCGGGGAGGATGGAGACCACAAGAG cACTAAACGGAGGATAGAGACCAAGCGACACCGTGTGTGTCTGGAGGTACCTAAGGAGGTTGTTCccaaagatgaagatgatgaagaggcaCAACGATATGGAAAACGCCCCAGGCTAAGTCTTATACCTCCACGAATGACTTCACAAGATTGCAGAAAAAATAAAG GCCCACCAAAGTTGGTTGTCACACCAACCAAGCCGACTTTAATGGGTCCAATTCACAGGAGTTTGACCCAAAGTAGCATTGATGGAGGTCGCACTCCTCATTATACCAAGACTAGAGCACCTGCTATCTCCTCTCAGACGAAGGCCAGAAATGGACATCTATCGGTTCCAGTAACTCCTGTGTGGACAGAACCCACAGCTCAACCTGCCCGCAAAATGGGTGTGGCCAGCCTTCTCTTCCACAGGACTCTGAGCCCAAAAGACACTCTTTATGTTCACAGCTACACCctagaaaaacagcagcagccccACACCCAGCTGCAGGTGCACAGCTACGCCAGAGAGCATCAACCCCGACATCTTCAACACAagacgtcacacacacagggtcagtCTTCATCCCAAGAACTGAGCTGTGAGCGAAATGAGACACAGTCAGAGTATGAAACTATTCTTACCAAAGTAACACAGAGTGAATCGGGAGCAGAGAATCCCCTGGtgcaggatgaagaggaggacaaaaCCGAATTGCCAATGTCTATTGAAGAACAGGCTGAAGTTGAACAACCAGCAGTTGAGCTCACTAAGTCTGTTCCTCTGCTGACGGAACAACAGCCCCAAGACTTGGGCAAAGAGAAGTTGGAGACTCCCAAGCACCGCAAGCGGAAG AGGAACCAAAGTCCCCTTGCGGATAATGGCATTGTGATCCTCCAAGACGCCATCCCTGTCAGGGAGCTAGTGCAGCATGAGATGAAGGTGATTCCTCACAGTTATCAT GTGTCAGAAGAGCAATCATACTGCAAGTCTGTGGTGAAGAAGGAACAAGAAAGCCAGCTGTGTAGGCTGCCTCGCCATCATCCTCTAATTAGAGAGGTGCAAAGTGATGATG ATCTGTATGCAGATATGGAGGTTGAAcaagaggaaaaggaagagtGGGCAAAACCACTAACCCAACTGTGGCAGTGTCGGCCGTGCAACccacaggcagagagggagtacaacaaaaacatggGTCAACAGGCCCCATACTGCTCCATCTGCCTCCTCTTCTACACTTACCATCAG ACGGAGTCCAGTAGTGACCATCCCAATGTGATGTTGGTGAGCCGCCCCGGTGGCCGTCAGTGGTCTAAACCACTTATTCCTGAAATGTGCTTCAACACCCATCCCAGCAAGGCAAACGATAGCGGGGAGGGACAGCTATCTAACCCTAATGTAGAAGCGGATGGCACCAGCCGGCTGGTCAGCTGTGCTCAGTGCTGCGTCCGTGTACATACAA GTTGCTATGGTGTGTCTGGGGATGACATGGAGCTAGATGACTGGCTGTGTGCCCGCTGTGAAGCTGATGCCATAACCGAG GACTGTTGTCTGTGTTCCTTGAGAGGTGGAGCTCTACAGAGAGCCAACAATGGCAA GTGGGTTCATGTACAGTGTGCCATCACTGTGCTGGAAGCTCACTTTGTCAACATCACTGAGCGCAGCCCCATTGACCTCTCTGCCATCCCACTGTCACGGTTCAAACTG AAATGTGCATACTGCAGGAAACGGATGAAGAGGGAGGTGAAGGGATGCTGTGTCCAGTGCTCCCATGGGCGTTGTTCCACAGCGTTTCACCCCACCTGCGCTCAGGCAGCTGGTATCCTCATGCATCCGGATGACTGGCCATTCATAGTCTACATCACCTGCCACAGACACAAAGCACCTGTCATACCTCAG CGCAACAAGGATTCCATGCGAGAGTTAGCAGCAGGCCAGAAGGTCATCTGTAAATACAAAAACGGCCGTTACTACCACAGCGATGTGATAGAGCGGACTACAGCTACATTTTTCGAGGTTGTGTTCGACGATGGGTCTTACAGCGACAATCTCTTCCCTGAAGACATTGAG AACCGTGACTGCATCCGCTACGGTCCACCTTCTGAAGGTGATGCTGTTCAAGTGCGATGGACAGATGGACTGTTATATGGAGCCAAGTTTGTGGCGTCGCACTCTATCCCTATGTACATG GTGGAGTTTGAAAATGGATCACAAATCACTGTCAAGCGAGAAGACATCTACTGTCTAGATGAAGATCTGCCAAAACGAGTCAAGTCACGAATG TCTGTGGCGTCAGATATGCGCTTCAAGCTCTTCACAAAGAACGACGTCGAACAGAACTCCAAAAGGCAACGAGTCATCAACTCTCGTTACAGAGAGGACTACATCGAGCCCGTCATCTACTGA